The window GCTCGATCAAGGCCGAGAAGATATCGGAAATGGTCAATACCCGAACGATGTCGGAAATGCTGGCGTCACAAAGCGCGTCGGGATATCCGCTGCCATCGAGAAATTCATGATGATGGCGGACCGCATCGAGGATCTCCGGGGAAATGCTGGTGTTCCCCCTCAGCACATCATACCCGGCCGCGGGATGGGTTTCGATCTGCGCGCGCTCCTCGGCATCGAGGCGCCCTGGCTTATCGAGGATCGCGAGCGGGATTTTGGCCTTGCCTATGTCGTGAAACATCGCAGCCGAATACAGGCGCTCGATGTCTCGCTTCGCCATACCGAGACTCAAGCCAAAGTCGACCGCTATTCCCGTCACCAAAAGGCAGTGTTGATAGGTTCCTTCGTGGTGGCGACGAACGGTCTCGAGCCAGCTCGACAAGCCATCCTCGGCAATGTTGTCGGCGATGCCGCCGGCTGCGCCCTTCGCGCCCCTGACGTCGATGGGTTTGCCGCTCAGCACGGCGGAGAACATCGCCCCGATCGCGATCGCACCGGCTTGCGCGGCCTCACGGGCTCCGTCGAAGGCGTCCTTCGGGCTGGTCTCGCAAGGCTTGCGGTCGACAAGCTGGGCCAGCAAATTCGCCTGCTTGACAGGACTAATCAACACGCGCGTCGCGCCCAGCGCATAGGCCTGGACGGTGTACAAGCGCTCTTTCTGATCGATCAGGAAAATCCGCTTACCTACGTGGCCTAATTTTCCGAACGTTTCCTTCAGGGCCGCAATATTTTCGACGACCCGCAAATCTGCCGTGACGACGACGGCGTCCGACCCGCTGCATCGTTTGTTCGTGCCGCTCAGCAATTCGGATGTGACCGCGTGATGCCCATCCAGCATGGCGCGCAGGGTCGCGAGTTTTTGGGCGGTATCAGCGATAACATGGACGGGCATGAATAGCTGGTCTCAATGATCTCGGCGGCGGCTCATTTCAAACGGCCTTGGCGGCTGGCGGCGGTGTCGGGGATTTTTTCTTGCTTTTCTCTCGCTCCAAAAACTGGATGCCGATCTGATCGCCGGCGACGCGCACCAATTTACAGCGGCGAAACGCCAGACCCGTCGACGACAGCAGCAGGAAGAATTCCCTGAGATCCAATCCTTCAAGCGATCCGTCGAAGCACAGCCGCGCGCCGGTTTGCGAGACGTCGACCATCATGCACTCCCGGCGCCAGGTGCCGTCGATCCCCATGATGTGAACGGGAATGCCGCGTTCGAAACCGACACGCTCGCTCTTTCTGTCTCCATAGGTCATGTCTGCAATCCGTACTTCCCAAAAACGGTATTAGACGCCCCCCGCGCGCGCCTCGCGACCTCTGGCTTTTGTTCTATCGATCAGTTGAACGAGGACGCGATCGAAGACGCCGATCTGTCGTTCAATCACGCCATCCGCTTCGCTCGGGAACGGATCATTCACTTGCCTGAGCGAGAATATTTGCTGCTCCGCCGAACCGCGATGCGGTACGGCGTCGAGCCGATCGAACAAAGAGTAGCCATCGGCGTTCTGCACGATCGCAATCCAAAAAGCTGTGGCGGGAGCGTCATTGCCCTCGCGTTGTATACAGCACCGGCTGGCAGCCGAATTCACAAGTAAACCTCGACAATCCCCATAGAATGCTCTCTAAGTTACAACGTTCGGTAAATTGCTTTTAGGTGGCTACGTCGCCCATTTTTTTGATTGCCTAATTTCTGATCAGTAATTGTTGGCTCTCAGGGGGAGGAGTTGGGACACTCTCAGGATAATTACCGAGGTACAAAATATCCCACGATACACTCTGCTCTGCGGCAACAGGCGCTCGGCGAGTTTTTACGCAAGCATCGAGAGTTGGTCGCTGAACCCGCGGGCGAAAAACAGCTTGGCGAACGACGGCGAAGGACATCGGGTCTTCGGCGCGAAGAAGTCGCCCAGATGGCCGCGATCAGTTCGACCTGGTATACGCGGCTGGAGCAGGGCAAAGAGGTAACCCCTTCCGGCGCGGCGCTTGGTCGGATAGCCGACGTATTGCGGTTGACGCCCGCCGAGCGGGCTTACCTCTTCGAATTGGCCCGGCGGGTTGACCAGAACGATGGCTCGAACCATGCCGATGAGCGCGCCCGCAAAACACTCGAGAGCTGCGTGCATGTCATTTCTTGCCCCGCCTGCGTGCTCGACGGATATTGGACGCCGCTGTCCTGGAATGACGAAATGGCGAACCTGTTCCCGCGGTGGCTGAAGGGTCCGGAAAATAACCTGCTGCGTTATATGTTCCTCGATTTGGATGTGCGAACGCTCGTCCCCGATTGGGAGCTTCGGGCGCGCCGCCTTCTGGCGCTGTTCCGGGCCGATTACGGCAGGCACATCGATGATCCGAAGATGCTCGATCTGGTGCGCGAGCTGAGCGAGGAATCGGAGCACTTTCAGCGATTTTGGAAGGAACAGCGCGTTCTGTTCTGGGATGCGATCGAAAAGACCTACCACCATCCCGAGCTCGGCTTGCTAAAGTTTTATCAAACGACCTTGATCCCCGCGACCGACCCGACGCTCAAGCTGGTCGTTCTGCACCCGTGCCGTTAGCTGCGATCACGCGCCGCGGTCGCCGGTATTTCCGTAGCAGTTTTTATCCCAGGATGAGGACAGCGAATTTTCGCCGATTGCCGACGTGCCCGATGTACTTTCGATAACTATAATGCTGAACGAATTGTTCAAAACAATCTGCGAATCTCACTGCCGGACTTTAGGTCTAGGAGGCAGTGATGTATCCGCGGCGGTTCTCACGTGTGCGGCCGACAGGCCGGATTTCCGATGCGGCCAAGGTAATCGTTGGTCCCAAGGACCCGATTATTGATTGCAGGGTTGTCGATTATTCGCCTGGCGGGGCGTGCCTTGAGGTCTGGGCGCAGATCAAGCTGCCCAATCGATTTGAATTGGTATTTGGCGGCACCAAGAAGCGTTGCCGCGTCGTCTGGAGCGCCGGACGGCGTCTTGGGGTCGCATTTTAGCAAGCGCGTATTTGCGCGACGTACTTGAGTTACCGAAGGCGGGAACAATTATTCGGAGCCGCACCTAGTTTCTTTCAACCGACCGAGGCAAATGTCTTTTCTGCAGGAACTGGATATCGCAGTTTCACGGGGAACGGCCGAAAGCCGCGAGCGAGCGTTGTGGTACGCGACCGATGTACTGATCACCGGCAGCTACACTGACGACGAAATCTGGATGTTCGGTGAGATCATAGGGCGTCTGGAGCAGGATATTGAAGTCGCGGCCCGCGCCCAGCTCGCCAAGCGACTTGCTCGGGCCGACAACGCGCCCGTCAACATTATCAAGAAACTTGCCTTTGACGATTCGATCGACGTCGCAGGTCCTGTCCTTCGGCAATCCGAACGTCTCGATGCCCGGGCACTGGTTGCCAATGCCAGATCGAAAAGCCAGCAGCATCTTCTCGCAATATCCAAGCGAAAATCTCTTGTCGAAGAGGTAACCGACGTACTCGTGACGCGAGGCAACCGGGAGGTCGTGAACTCGGTAGCGACCAACAACGGTGCACGCTTTTCGGATTTCGGCATTTTGCACATGATCAAGCGCTCCGAGGGTGATTCGATTCTCATCGAGCATCTCGGCCGTCGCAAGGACATTCCCAGGCACCTGTTCCAGCAGCTGATCGCAAAGGCTTCGGAGAACACCAGGAAAAAGATCGAACGGGAGCGCCCCGAGGTGGCAAGCCTGGTGACCGACGTCACTGGCGCGTTGCATTCGAAGTTCGGACCCGCGTCAAAGAGCTATTTCGATGCCAAGAGGCTGGTGGCAAGACTGCATCAAGACGGAAATCTGAACGAGGACAAGATTTTTGAATTCGCTCAAGCTCACAGATTTGAGGAAGCAACCGTCGGACTGTCCTTGTTGTGTTCGCTGCCTGTCGACGTCGCTGAACGGGCGCTGATCGACAAAAACAGAGACGTGCTGCTGATTCTCGCCAAGGCTCTCAAGTTCTCGTGGGAGACCACGATGTCGCTGCTATTTCTGGGCGCGCCGGATCATCGTATTACTTCGCATGCCCTGGATGATTTGAAACGGGAATATGCCGGCCTCAACGTCGAGACATCGCAAAGTATTCTGAGACTATACCTGTCGCGCAAGCATGCAGCGGCGCTTGATTGCGGTGAACGTCGCCTGCCTCAACTCCATGCCCAATGAGATAAGCTTTCGCGGCGTTGTCCGGCCCGCTCCCAAGCCCGATCAACCTGGCTACGCACAGTTTCGCGGCGAGGACACCGGCTTGGCGGTAACGTGTTTTACGAATTCCGCCGGCTCGCATTCGCGGCAATGGCAGCCGCCGCGGTGCGGTTCTCGACGCCGAGCTTGGCGTAGATTTGCTCGAGATGCTTGTCCACCGTCCGCGGGCTTAGGCCCAGGATCTGGGCAATGTCACGGTTGGTTTTTCCCTTCGACAGCCAGGACAGCACTTCGCCCTCGCGGGTGGTCAATCCGAGCTCGCTTGAAAACTGCGCGGGGATGCTGGCGCTGGAATCCTTTGCCAGCCGCAGCAGGAATTCGTTCGGCCCAAGCTTGCCCATATATTGCAGCCGAAGCTGCTCATTGTCCGGGAATGACGCCATCGCCGACGCCTTCGATCCCGTCTTGCCTTTTTGAGCCGCTTCGAGCCATTGCAACATCGGTTCGGGCAGCACGAACTCATCGCCCGCGCCGCTTGCGAGATTATCCGACAATAATTTCTGCGCCTGCGGCGTCGCCCACATGATGTTGCCGTGCCGGTTGACGGCGAGCAGGAACCGCCCCGACACATCGAGCGCCGCGCGCGCGCTCTGGGTCAGCCGCGCATTGGCGAGATGAACCCTGATCCGCGCCAGCATCTCCTCGATGACGATGGGCTTTGTCACATAGTCGACGCCACCCGCTTCCAGGCCGTGCACGATGTGCTCGGTCTCTGCGAGACCGGTCATGAAGATGACCGGCACATTGCTTAAGCCGGCGTCGCGCTTGAGCCGCCGGCAGGTTTCAAAGCCGTCCATGCCGGGCATCACGGCGTCGAGCAGGATGATATCCGGCGTGATCTGGTCGACGATCCGCATCGCTGCCGCGCCGTCCATCGCCACCATCACCGTCATGCCGGCGCCGTCCAGCGCGTCGGTCAGAAGCCGCAGCGTTTCCGGGGAATCATCGACGATCAGCGCGACGTCGCGTTTTTTTGGCTCAGTGATCATAGCTGTGCAGGGTCTTCAGGGTTGCCATGTACTGATCGAGATCGAAGCGCTCGATGAGCGAGCGCATTTGCGAAACGAAGCCGGTATGTTCGGGGTAATCGGTACCGATCTCGTCGAGCTTGAGCTGGATCGCGCGAATGTAACCCAATTGCCCGAGGCCGATCAGTTCCTCGACATGCTTCACCGGCGGCCGTGAGCCATTGGCCGGCTCCCAGTGCGGGACGACAATCTGGGCGTTTTCATATTGCCACTCGATCTTCAAAAGCTGGCGGATCAATTCCAACAGTCGGGGAATATCGATCGGCTTCATCAGATAGCCGTCGTGAAACGGCTGCGCCAGTGGCGCGCCATGCGCCTCCAGCGCGCTCGCCGACACCATCAGGATGCGGGCCTGATGATGGCCGGTCGAGCGCAGCGTCTCCGCAACCTTCCAGCCGTCCATGCCGGACATCGAGATATCCAAAAGAAATAGATCCGGCCGGCAATGCGCCGATAGCGCCAGACAGCCGGGGCCGTCCGGCGCGCTCAGTAGAATAAAACCGAGCGGCGTCAGCACTTCGCGCAGGAGATCGCGGTGGACGGGATCGTCGTCGGTGATCAGGATCGTCTTGCGCGGGCCGTGATAGCCGAACACCGGCGCATCGACCGGCGCAATTCGCGTCGGATTGGTGACTTCGGAGAGCAGGATCTTCACCCGGAAGGTGCTGCCGGTTCCGACCGTAGAGGTGACCCTGATGTCGCCGCCCATCACGCCCGCAAGCAGCCGGCTGATCGTCAGGCCAAGACCGGTTCCGGTCTGCGGCTGCGAGACGCCCAGGGCGCCGCGCTCGAAGGGCGCGAAGATGCGCTCGAGGTCGGACGCCTGAATTCCCGGGCCAGTGTCGATCACTTCGAACTCGGCAACCGGGCTGCGGTAATGCACGACGAACTGCAGGCTGCCGCTTTGGGTAAATTTTATGGCGTTCGACAACAGGTTGATCAGGATCTGGCGCAGGCGCTTTTCGTCGGCGTAGACGACGACCGGCAGCACCGGTGGCCGCTTGAAGATAAAATCGATGCCTTTTGCGGCGGCCTGCAGACGGAACATGCCGACCAGCTGATCGAGAAATTCGCTCAAGCGGACTTCGTCCCGCGACAGATAAAGCCGGCCCGCCTCGATTTTCGAAATGTCCAGAATGCCGTCGATCAATCCCGACAGATGGTCGGCGCTGCGGCGGACCACGCGCACCTGATCGCGCGGTTTTGCCTGCAGGCTGGAATCCTGCTCCAGCAATTGCGCATAGCCGGAGATGGCGTTCAGTGGCGAGCGCAGTTCATGGCTCAATCCGACGACATACCGGCTCTTCGCCAGATTGGCGGACTCGGCGACTTCCTTGGCGCGCTGCAGTTCGGCGTCGGTGCGCTTGTGCGCGTCGATTTCCTGGATCAAGAGCGTGGTTTGCCGCCGCGTTTCCTCTTCCGCCGCGCGCCGGCTCTGCTGCGCCAGCACGAACAGCCACGCCACCACGCCGATGATGATGGTGAGCGCAAAAAATGCTTTCCACAACACATCCGACACCAGCAGATTATCGGCGTGTGCCGTCACTGAGGTCTGCAGATAGATCAGGCCGAGCGTCAGCCCGACCAGGCCGGCAGAAATCACGAACACGCCGAGATAATGTCCGAGCTGCGAATTGATGCGGGCGTAGATCGGTCGCGGCAGCAGTTTGCCGAGCGTGTCTGCGACCTGCGCCTGGATCCGCGCATGCGGCTTGCAGAGATCATGGCAGCGCGCGTCGAGCGAACAGCACAGAGAACAGATCGGGCCGGCGTAAGCCGGACAGGACGCGGTGTCCTCGGGCTCAAATGAATGCTCGCAGATGCAGCACTGGATCGCCTCGATGTTTTGCCAGCTCCGCTTCGGCTTGCGCGCGATGTAATATTTGCCGTCGGTGGCATAGGCGATCAGCGGCGCGGTGACAAAAGCCACGACCAGCGCGACGAACGGCGCCAGCGCCTTCGCTGTCGGTCCGAACACGCCATAGAACGCCGTGATGGAAACGATGGTGGCCGTCGTCATCGCGCCGACGCCGACCGGATTGATGTCATAGAGATGGGCGCGCTTGAACTCCATGTGTTGTGGGCGCAGGCCGAGCGGCCGGTTCACCACGAGATCGGCGACCAGCGCGCCGACCCAGGCGATGGCGACGTTGGAGTAAAGCGCCAGCGTCTGCTCCAGCGCCTTGTAGACCCCGATCTCCATCAACAGGAGCGCGACCAGCACGTTGAAGACCAGCCAGACCACGCGGCCGGGATGGCTGTGGGTGAGGCGGGAAAAGAAATTCGACCAGGCGATCGAACCGGCATAGGCGTTGGTGACGTTGATCTTCAACTGCGAGAGGATGACAAACGTCCCGGTCAGCGCCAACGCGAGATCCGGCTGCGACAGCACGTAGCGAAACGCTTCGCGATACATGTGCGCGGGTTCCGCGGCATGCTCGGCGGAAACGCCATGGCTCAAGGCAAAGTACGCCAGGAACGATCCGGCGAGCAGCTTGAGCGCGCCGAGGATGATCCAGCCGGGTCCGGCGCTCAACAGCGCGATCCACCACGAGGTTCTTGAGGTGCGCCGGTCGCGTGGCAGAAATCGCAGGAAGTCGACCTGCTCGCCGATCTGCGCCACCAGCGAGAACACCACCGAAGCTGCGGTGCCGAACAGCAGCAGGTCGAGATGGCCGTCAAGGCTGCCGTGCTCTCCGGCGAATGTTCGCCACTCCGCGAAGGAGTGCGGATTGGCGTAGGCGATCGCCGCAAAGGGCAGGATGTGAAGGATGATCCAGGCCGGCTGCGTCCACAATTGGAAGCGGCTGATCAAGGTGATGCCGTGCGTGACCAGGGGAATGATGACGACGGCGCTGATGAGATAGCCGATCGGGCGCGGAATCCCGAAGCACATCTCGAGTGCGGTTGCGAGAATGACCGCTTCGATCGCAAAGAAGATGAAGGTGAAGGAGGCGTAGATCAGCGAGGTGATGGTCGAGCCGATATAGCCGAAGCCGGCGCCGCGGGTCAGAAGATCGATGTCGATGCCGCATTTGGCGGCGTGATAGGCGATCGGCAGGCCGCAGCAGAAGATGATGACACTGACCACCAGGATCGCCGCGGCGGCGTTGGTGACCCCGTAATTGAGTGTGATGGTGCCGCCGATCGCCTCCAGGGCCAGGAATGAAATCGCGCCCAGGGCAGTGTTGGCGACGCGGGCGGCGGACCAGCGCCGCGCGCTCTTGGCTGTGAAGCGCAGCGCGTAGTCTTCCAGCGTCTGGTTGGCAACCCACTGATTATACTGGCGCCTGACGCGGTCTATCCGCTGCCGCCCTGCCACTTAATACTCCTCGCTCGCGAGCTGACAGCCCGCAAAACCCCAAACCAAAACCTACGTCGCTATTTTGCGGTGCAATATACGCGATCTTGCGTATCTGTGCACTGCACAATTCGAGCAATCCTTGCCTCCGCAATAGGCGTCCTCGAACCAAAATGGGGTACTCATGTCAGACGAAATCAAACGGGGCCTGCAGTCTCCGCTTCGGCGCAAACTGTTGATGGGAATGGCCGCCTTGCCGGCCATCGCGATGCTTCCACGCCCATCCTTCGCGGACGTTCCCGCGACTTCGGCGGTGAACACCACGGGTCTTGCGGTAACCGACACCGAGGTGACGGTCGGCATCCTTCACTCCGTCACCGGCACGATGGCGATCTCGGAAACCGGCTCGGTGGAAGCGGAGAAGCTCGCGATCGAGCAGATCAACGCCGCCGGCGGCGTGCTCGGCCGCAAGATCAAGTTCATCCAGGAAGACGGCGCCAGCGACTGGCCGACCTTCGCCGAGAAGGCGAAGAAGTTGCTCGTCAACGACAAGTGCGCCGCGGTGATGGGCTGCTGGACCTCGGCCTCGCGCAAGGCAGTGCTGCCGGTGTTCGAGCAGTATAACGGCATGCTCTATTATCCGACCTTTTATGAAGGCCTCGAGCAATCCAAGAACGTCATCTATACCGGCCAGGAAGCGACGCAACAGATCATCGCGGGCCTCGATTGGGTCAACAAGACCAAGGGCGCAAAGACCTTCTATCTGCTCGGCTCCGACTACATCTGGCCGCGCACCTCCAACAAGATCGCCCGCAAGCATATCGAGGGGCATCTCGCGGGCGGCAAGGTGGTCGGCGAGGAATACTTCCCGCTCGGCAGCACGCAGTTCAATTCGGTGATCAACAAGATCAAATTGACAAAACCCGACGTGATCTACGCCATCATCGTCGGCGGCTCGAACGTCGCCTTCTACAAGCAGCTCAAGGCGGCCGGCATCGACCTGTCGAAGCAGACGCTTTTGACGATCTCGGTGACCGAAGACGAGATCGACGGCATCGGCGGCGAGAACATCGCGGGCGCCTTTGCCTGCATGAAGTACTTCCAGTCGCTCGACAACCCCAACAACAAGGCCTTCGTGCCCGCGTTCAAGAAGATGTGGGGCGAGAAGACCGTGATCGGCGACGTGACGCAGGCCGCCTATCTCGGCCCGTGGCTGTGGAAATTAACCGCGGAGAAGGCAGGCAGCTTCGATATCGACAAGATCGCAGCCGCTTCGCCGGGGGTCGAATTCAAGGGTGCGCCGGAGGGCTATGTGCGCATTCACGAAAATCATCACCTTTGGTCGAAGACCCGCGTCGGCAAGGCCAAGCTCGATGGCCAGTACGAGCTGGTTTACGAGACCGCCGATCTGGTCGAGCCGGATCCGTTCCCCAAAGGCTATCAGTGAGCAGGCGCTATCAATGAGCAGGCGCTATCAGTGAGATTGCGCGCCGCCTAACGCTCTCGCCGTTCAGCAAACGCTTCGCGTGGACTTGAAAGTCCACGCCCGCAACCGCCGCGTCCGCGATCTCTATTGCGGCGCGGACCTTCCCGACGACGGAGACTGGTTCGATGTTCGGCGACTATTCGATTGGCGATCTCGGCGCGATTTTCGCGATGCAGGGTTTCGCGGGGCTGATCCTGTTTTCCGTCTACGTGCTGATGGCGCTCGGGCTTGCCATCATCTTCGGCCAGATGGGCGTAATCAACATGGCGCATGGCGAGTTCATGATCCTCGGCGCCTACGTCACCTGGATGACGTCGAACTTTTTCCAATCCTTCCTTCCGGGCCTGTTTGGCGGCTACTTCTTCGTTGCGATGATCCTCGCATTCCTGGCATCCGGGGCGCTCGGCATGCTGGTCGAATGGGGGCTGATCCGGCATCTCTACAGGCGCCCGCTGGATACGCTTCTGGCGACCTGGGGACTGAGCCTTATCCTGCAGCAGGCTTATCGTTCGATCTTCGGCGCACGCGAAGTCGGCGTTGAGCTGCCGCAGTGGATGCTGGGCTCCAAACAGGTAACCGATTCGATCGAAGTGCCGATCAACGGCATTTTCGTGATGTGCCTGACCGTGCTGATCACGATTTGCGTCGCCTACATCATGTACAAATCGCGCTGGGGCAGGCAGGTCCGCGCCGTCGTGCAGAACCGCGTGATGGCCGGCGCCGTCGGCATCAACACCGAGAAGGTCGACCGTTACACCTTCGGCCTCGGCTGTGGCATCGCCGGCATCGCAGGCTCTGCCTTCACCATGATCGGCTCGACGGGGCCGACCGCCGGCCAGCTCTATATCGTCGATACGTTCCTGGTCGTCGTATTCGGCGGTGCCGCGAGCCTGCTCGGCACCATCGCGTCCGCCTTCACCATCTCGCAGACGCAATCGACGCTCGAGTTTTTCCTCTCGGGGTCGATGGCCAAGGTCATCACGCTACTCGCGATCGTCGCGATCCTGATGCTGCGGCCGCAGGGGCTGTTCGCGCTAAAAGTTCGAAGATAAGAACAAGAAGGCTCGGTCATGATCAACTCGCGTTTCTTCAATCGCTCCGAGCTCATCGGCTTCGTGACGCTGGCCGTCCTCTTGTTCCTCATTCTGCCGCTGGCGCTCGACATCTTTCGCCTCAATCTGGTCGCCAAATACCTGACCTACGCCTTTGTCGCGGTCGGCCTCGTGCTGTGCTGGGGCTATGGCGGCATCTTGAGCCTCGGCCAGGGCGTGTTCTTCGGCCTCGGCGGCTACTGCATGGCGATGTACCTCAAGCTCGAGGCATCGAGCGTCGAGAACACCAAGATCCAGTCGACGCCGGGCATCCCCGACTTCATGGACTGGAATCAGATCACGCAACTGCCGTTGTTCTGGAAGCCGTTCCACAGTTTCCCTTTCACGGTGCTCGCGATCCTGCTGGTGCCGGCCTTCTTTTCCCTGATCATCGGTGCCGCGATGTTCAAGCGCCGGGTCGGTGGCGTGTATTTCGCGATCATCACGCAAGCGATCGCGGCCATTCTGACCATCCTGATCGTCGGCCAGCAGGGCTACACCGGCGGCATCAACGGCATCACCGATTTGCGCACCCTGCACGGCTGGGACATCCGCACCGACCACGCCAAGTTCATCCTTTACTTCGTCGAGGTGATCCTGCTGTTCGGCTGCATCGTGCTGGCGCAGTTCATCCGCCTGACAAAGCTCGGCCGCATCCTGGTGGCGATGCGTGAGCAGGAGGATCGCGTGCGATTCTCCGGCTACAGTGTCGCCAATTTCAAGATCTTTGCATTCTGCATGGCTGCGGTGTTTGCCGCGATCGGCGGGGCGATGTTCACCCTCGAAGTCGGCTTTATGTCGCCGTCCTTTGTCGGCATCGTGCCCTCAATCGAGATGGTGATCTACACCGCGGTCGGCGGTCGGATTTCGATCTTCGGCGCCGTCTACGGCACGCTATTGGTGAATTTCGCCAAGACCAGCCTGTCGGAATCCTTTCCTCAGCTATGGCTGTTCGGGCTCGGCGCGCTGTTCATCGCCGTGGTGCTGGCCTTCCCGGATGGTCTCGCCGGCATCTGGCGCGACTACGTGCAGCCCCGCATCGACCGCTTGATGTCGTCGCGCAAGCCGAAAAACGGCTGGAGCGACAGTTCGGTCGCCGACGGCGCACCGGCCGAGTGAGGAGGCAACCATGCTGATAGGTCACCAGCCCAAGGAATTCCTGCTCGCGGTCGAAGCGCTCACGGTTTCCTTCGACGGTTTCAAGGCGGTCAACGATCTGTCGTTCTATGTCGAGGAGAACGAAATCCGCGTCATCATCGGCCCCAACGGCGCCGGCAAGACAACCGTGCTCGACTTGATCTGCGGCAAGACCAAGGCCACCTCGGGCTCGATCCAGTTTCGCGGCCAGGAACTGACAAAGCTGAAGGAAAACCAGATCGTGCAGGCCGGCGTCGGCCGAAAATTCCAGACGCCGTCGATCTTCGACGATCTCACCGTGTTCGAGAATCTGGAAATCTCCTATCCGCGTGGGCGCACCGTGTTCGGCTCGCTGACCTTCAAGCGCGACGCCGCGGTTCGCGAACGGGTCGAGGAGGTCTCCGAGATGATTTTCTTGAAAGATCGTCTCAACGTCTACGCCGCGCAATTGAGTCACGGCCAGAAGCAATGGCTCGAGATCGGCATGCTGCTGATCCAGAATCCGGACCTCCTGATGCTCGATGAGCCGGTCGCCGGCATGAGCGTCAGCGAGCGCGTCAAGACCGCGGAATTGCTCAACCGCATCATCAAGGACCGCTCGGTGCTGGTGATCGAGCACGACATGAAATTCGTCGAGGACATCGCCCACAAGGTCACGGTGCTGCACCAGGGCCAGATCCTGTCGGAGGGCTCGATGGAGCACGTCAAGAACGACCCCAAGGTCATCGAAGTCTATCTCGGGCACTAGGGCATGATCATGCGCAGCCAAGGACAGGGAGCATTTTGATGCTGGCGATCTCGGATCTGCATGTCGCTTACGGCCAGAGCGAAGTGCTGCACGGCCTCAACGTGTCGGTGGCGCCCAACGAGATCGTCGCGATCATGGGCCGCAACGGCATGGGCAAGACCACGCTGATGAAGTCGCTGATGGGCATCCTGCCGACCAAAAGCGGCTCGGTGACCATGGAAGGCACCGAGCTCAGCAAACTGCAGAGCTATGAACGCGTCGCCAAGGGCCTCGCTTATGTGCCGCAGGGGCGGATGATCTTCTCCACCATGACGGTGAAGGAGAACATCGAGACCGGGCTCGTCGTATCCGGTGAGTCTGAGGTGCCCGGCAGTATCTACGAATTGTTTCCGGTGCTCCTGGAAATGAAAAACCGCCGCGGCGGCAATCTTTCCGGCGGGCAACAACAACAGCTTGCGATCGCCCGCGCGCTCGCGACAAAACCCAAAGTGCTGCTGCTGGACGAGCCGACCGAAGGGATCCAGCCATCGATCATCAAGGACATGGCGCGCACCTTAAAGCGCATCCGCGACGAGCGCGGATTGTCGATCGTGGTTTCCGAGCAGGTCCTGAGC is drawn from Bradyrhizobium lablabi and contains these coding sequences:
- a CDS encoding HD-GYP domain-containing protein, which codes for MPVHVIADTAQKLATLRAMLDGHHAVTSELLSGTNKRCSGSDAVVVTADLRVVENIAALKETFGKLGHVGKRIFLIDQKERLYTVQAYALGATRVLISPVKQANLLAQLVDRKPCETSPKDAFDGAREAAQAGAIAIGAMFSAVLSGKPIDVRGAKGAAGGIADNIAEDGLSSWLETVRRHHEGTYQHCLLVTGIAVDFGLSLGMAKRDIERLYSAAMFHDIGKAKIPLAILDKPGRLDAEERAQIETHPAAGYDVLRGNTSISPEILDAVRHHHEFLDGSGYPDALCDASISDIVRVLTISDIFSALIEQRPYKPTMPREQAYEIVRGMRGKLEMPLVAAFRDVALNR
- a CDS encoding PilZ domain-containing protein yields the protein MTYGDRKSERVGFERGIPVHIMGIDGTWRRECMMVDVSQTGARLCFDGSLEGLDLREFFLLLSSTGLAFRRCKLVRVAGDQIGIQFLEREKSKKKSPTPPPAAKAV
- a CDS encoding helix-turn-helix transcriptional regulator, whose translation is MGHSQDNYRGTKYPTIHSALRQQALGEFLRKHRELVAEPAGEKQLGERRRRTSGLRREEVAQMAAISSTWYTRLEQGKEVTPSGAALGRIADVLRLTPAERAYLFELARRVDQNDGSNHADERARKTLESCVHVISCPACVLDGYWTPLSWNDEMANLFPRWLKGPENNLLRYMFLDLDVRTLVPDWELRARRLLALFRADYGRHIDDPKMLDLVRELSEESEHFQRFWKEQRVLFWDAIEKTYHHPELGLLKFYQTTLIPATDPTLKLVVLHPCR
- a CDS encoding response regulator, which codes for MITEPKKRDVALIVDDSPETLRLLTDALDGAGMTVMVAMDGAAAMRIVDQITPDIILLDAVMPGMDGFETCRRLKRDAGLSNVPVIFMTGLAETEHIVHGLEAGGVDYVTKPIVIEEMLARIRVHLANARLTQSARAALDVSGRFLLAVNRHGNIMWATPQAQKLLSDNLASGAGDEFVLPEPMLQWLEAAQKGKTGSKASAMASFPDNEQLRLQYMGKLGPNEFLLRLAKDSSASIPAQFSSELGLTTREGEVLSWLSKGKTNRDIAQILGLSPRTVDKHLEQIYAKLGVENRTAAAAIAANASRRNS
- a CDS encoding PilZ domain-containing protein, whose amino-acid sequence is MYPRRFSRVRPTGRISDAAKVIVGPKDPIIDCRVVDYSPGGACLEVWAQIKLPNRFELVFGGTKKRCRVVWSAGRRLGVAF
- a CDS encoding DUF2336 domain-containing protein yields the protein MSFLQELDIAVSRGTAESRERALWYATDVLITGSYTDDEIWMFGEIIGRLEQDIEVAARAQLAKRLARADNAPVNIIKKLAFDDSIDVAGPVLRQSERLDARALVANARSKSQQHLLAISKRKSLVEEVTDVLVTRGNREVVNSVATNNGARFSDFGILHMIKRSEGDSILIEHLGRRKDIPRHLFQQLIAKASENTRKKIERERPEVASLVTDVTGALHSKFGPASKSYFDAKRLVARLHQDGNLNEDKIFEFAQAHRFEEATVGLSLLCSLPVDVAERALIDKNRDVLLILAKALKFSWETTMSLLFLGAPDHRITSHALDDLKREYAGLNVETSQSILRLYLSRKHAAALDCGERRLPQLHAQ